A window of Candidatus Saccharimonadales bacterium contains these coding sequences:
- a CDS encoding low molecular weight phosphatase family protein, whose product MRVLFVCLGNTARSQMAAALYNKLAHTHDADSAGTAVQKPGQTLLERKRELPDRAFTIDVMDEIGIDVRNNKSTQLTQEMLDKYDLVVSMVTEQYAPDWLIHAPNYLYWDVDDPKGISYELTAKARDIIRHKVEVLISSETPVRAS is encoded by the coding sequence ATGAGAGTCTTATTCGTCTGCCTTGGCAATACTGCCCGTAGCCAGATGGCTGCCGCTCTCTACAACAAGTTGGCCCACACTCATGATGCCGACTCTGCCGGTACCGCAGTTCAGAAACCTGGCCAGACACTGCTAGAGCGGAAGAGAGAGCTGCCAGACCGAGCATTCACTATCGACGTGATGGATGAAATTGGAATAGACGTACGAAACAATAAGAGCACACAGTTAACCCAAGAGATGTTAGATAAATACGACCTCGTAGTCAGCATGGTTACCGAGCAGTACGCCCCAGACTGGCTTATACACGCCCCCAACTATCTCTACTGGGACGTCGATGACCCCAAGGGTATTAGCTATGAGCTTACAGCAAAAGCACGAGATATTATCCGACATAAAGTTGAGGTGCTGATTAGTTCAGAAACGCCTGTTCGCGCGTCTTGA